A stretch of the Hippoglossus hippoglossus isolate fHipHip1 chromosome 1, fHipHip1.pri, whole genome shotgun sequence genome encodes the following:
- the pcm1 gene encoding pericentriolar material 1 protein isoform X9 has product MATGGAPFDDSSEELHNWTVTNGSLEDRLNNMDWGVQQKKANRSSEKNKKKLSATVVESRLTNDISPESTPGAGRRRARTPHSFPHIKYTTQMSVPDQAELDKLRQRINFTDLDERSIGSDSQGRVTAANNQRQLAGENKKPYNFLPLHVNTNKSKELLPPSSSAPATPAISKETKKQSPGLRDTLTPVIPTKETPRLSLGGAERGPLVHIAYGRGEPQVDSSQVVSKLIQIREYISKASSMRDDLVEKNDVPANVERLSHLIDHLKEQEKSYLRFLQKMLARENEEDDVGTLDSAVGSGSLVESTSLNIEVRSSDASNAMGGRSEVVRADQKEELENLRKQHELLKKMLEQQEQLRALQGRQEALMAMQHSAEQALAVIEDTVVTETTGSVSGLSITSELNDELNDLIQRFHNQLHDSQTKAVPDNRRQAQSLSLSRELCWSRAPQAVGPPQHRPLLHSASGPHTGLDTGATAATAKLTKLQELHDKKQTMDKILQELHSLRDQTLNNNSSRGLSAQFSLSIGGSSDGAAALCTNGASASTSFHPSLAQHQDSANSTDKLRKLKEVHKRLNELRELVQYYEQTSDMMVDAVNENVKEDDDEEDEEDETDDGSLFEGMFDSEQENRQPVTNIRNPQRRGNWTDLNSLSNGRSVRSSGTNNRDGRLNTECEINNRSAANLRSFKLPSAIECQYNRDTPYNQVNHEVEDEESLDQDTGAQAVAPDSEASGSSRRSSLGNNGGFSQKVHRQTAKQKLRQLQELVAMVQSDDTDATTANEDEVLHQQPNNTRATAARPLGSGSKQNSRDLTLSSKAREKLYEEKLLQQKHELKQLHEERQRLTEIQGKIHDLQWACPDLQSSVSSTVSQQGLLKKVPVAVSTPATIQTSSSSGLKTNSGVLKPTAPEAATSSVTDNEQLWSEMRRHQILREELRQRRKHLESLMAEHQRRSGVGDSPRRTDDQDSLATPSQTVSRDERTMATWGSSPCHLDGDDDDDDDDDDDDDDDEYHTEIGAEEEDEQEACADSTSDDDIHIYLSSRNQCSYSNRNNQGSNLKPPPAFSGECGGNLHNKTKVKQQQQQQQPQPSRSLNQSANQHGGARRQENLRWASELSFAEGSCPWQDQISQLQRQLDFSTGMCQTLLQDQQTLSYMLQTLLTSQYSALPNNLPSPQVHLVMHQLNQCYTQLAWQQNNIQRLKQVLNDLLRQQQQQQQQQQQQQQQQQQQQQQQQQPSSSTAGWQTQKQSSSQESSSAPSASPGVFPFSSALHPNTNNMSTAALSLFPPSFNLYPLFPAPMAEFPQDAAGHAASDHQKQQLDPNTSIKTEYMSFPPPLQRSPLNKTPERGASGWLNTSYANNTVQPHPSKNRPQESPPSSPTFGNLLSRPQDFDQASLESFSSMPDPFDPTTITKTFKAGRKASAQANLASRSKTPNSKSRRRWNKGHKKNSDDRDSDSVSSTVDFIQERAAPTRQKNQNQSLLDKLTQEKLNSKTKPGNKRNDLSSAYAWRTPFLSNRIACTEAPDASSDFSLFEALRETIYSEVATLISQNESRPHFLIELFHELQLLNTDYLRQRALYSLQDIVTRHLAEKSAAEDRLPPLGPVVWAAGSHSELTPSESLATSDAEVVEKNVNTQNRMKKRDDGESVDNDSTMSTSSNLEPFASDDLAGAAAGDMRCPQIDTQQLDRQIKAIMTEVIPFLKENMDEVCSLQLLTSVRRMVLALTQQNDESKEFVRFFHRQLGGILQDSLSKFVGRTLKDCGEDLLVEISEILFNELAFFRLMQDLDNGSVVASATKQKNKKRTEQPSKEKHRLKENTAAGGDKSVSPVYSDEDKDQDEAEQEIDSTQFYLQTGMKNNRSSEASEAEDEDEGAGQGIPLSISLSKAETQALTNYGSGEDENEEEEMEEFEAGPVDVQTSLQASADGQVEQEGTTAGETRETKPGQWTSENDDEVNETVENMNCTVDECSTAECQSPEEEEEEEEEEAAAASEENTTVCDGQDVPKKSSTTSSPDSDSPVMVNVDEMGSGNTSQKSDEEDFVKLDDLPMQLSVMCEEELQKRIVEEQQNNNLSVEILSRNTESLTVLVGNAQALKKPDTVDAESV; this is encoded by the exons ATGGCAACCGGAGGCGCCCCTTTCGATGACAGTTCAGAAGAGCTACACAACTGGACGGTAACCAATGGCAGTCTGGAAGACAGACTCAACAACATG gaCTGGGGTGTGCAGCAGAAGAAAGCCAACCGCTCCTcagagaagaacaagaagaagctGTCGGCTACAGTGGTGGAGAGCCGGCTGACTAATGATATTTCACCCGAGTCCACCCCCGGGGCCGGTCGCAGGAGAGCCCGCACTCCTCATTCTTTCCCACACATCAAATACACTACCCAGATGTCTGTCCCGGACCAAGCTGAGCTAGACAAGCTGCGTCAGCGGATCAATTTCACAGACCTGGATGAG AGGAGCATCGGCAGTGACTCCCAGGGGCGTGTCACAGCTGCCAACAACCAGCGGCAGTTAGCTGGAGAGAACAAGAAGCCCTACAACTTCCTACCTCTGCATGTCAACACTAACAAGAGCAAGGAgctgctgcctccctcctcctccgccccaGCCACTCCAGCCATCAGCAAGGAAACCAAGAAGCAGAGCCCAGGACTCAGGGATACGTTAACCCCTGTGATTCCTACCAAGGAAACTCCCAGGCTCAGCCTCGGTGGTGCCGAGAGAGGGCCCTTGGTGCACATAGCATATGGGAGAGGGGAGCCACAAGTAGACAGCAGCCAG GTGGTGAGCAAGCTGATCCAGATCCGGGAGTACATCAGCAAGGCCAGCTCCATGCGGGACGACCTGGTGGAGAAGAATGATGTGCCGGCCAACGTGGAGCGTCTCTCTCACCTCATCGACCACCTCAAGGAGCAGGAGAAGTCTTATTTACGGTTCCTGCAGAAAATGCTG GCACGGGAGAATGAAGAGGACGACGTAGGGACCCTGGATTCTGCAGTGGGCTCAGGTTCCCTGGTAGAGAGCACTTCTCTTAACATTGAGGTTCGCTCTTCCGATGCCTCAAATGCTATG GGCGGTAGGTCAGAAGTTGTGCGTGCTGACCAGAAGGAGGAGTTGGAGAATCTGCGTAAGCAACACGAGCTGCTGAAGAAGAtgctggagcagcaggagcagctcagGGCCCTGCAGGGCCGCCAGGAAGCTCTGATGGCCATGCAGCACAGCGCAGAGCAGGCACTGGCTGTGATTGAAGACACTG TTGTCACAGAAACCACAGGCAGTGTATCCGGCCTGAGCATCACATCAGAACTGAATGATGAATTAAACGATTTGATCCAGAGGTTCCACAACCAGCTACATGACTCTCAG ACTAAAGCGGTGCCAGACAACCGTCGCCAGGCGCAGAGTCTTTCCCTCTCCAGGGAGCTGTGCTGGTCCAGGGCTCCCCAGGCTGTCGGCCCACCTCAACACAGGCCACTGCTCCACTCGGCCTCCGGCCCACACACTGGACTCGACACTGGAGCAACAGCTGCCACTGCCAAACTCACCAAGCTCCAAGAACTCCACGACAAAAAGCAAACTATGGACAAGatcctgcaggagctgcatTCACTGAGAGACCAGACTCTCAACAATAACTCAA GTCGTGGCCTGTCGGCACAGTTCAGCCTGAGTATTGGAGGATCTTCAGATGGTGCAGCTGCTCTGTGCACTAATGGGGCCTCGGCTTCCACTTCCTTTCATCCTTCCCTCGCACAACACCAGGACAGCGCCAACTCCACAGACAAGCTCAG GAAGCTGAAGGAGGTCCACAAGCGTTTGAATGAGCTGCGGGAGTTAGTTCAATACTACGAGCAGACATCTGATATGATGGTGGATGCGGTCAATGAGAATGTgaaagaggatgatgatgaggaagatgaggaagatgaaacGGACGACGGTTCCCTATTTGAAGGCATGTTTGACTCTGAGCAGGAGAACCGCCAGCCTGTGACTAATATCAG AAACCCGCAGCGCAGAGGGAACTGGACAGACCTGAACAGCCTGAGCAACGGGCGCAGTGTCAGGAGCAGTGGTACCAACAACCGGGACGGCAGACTCAACACTGAGTGTGAGATCAACAACCGGTCGGCAGCCAACCTCCGCAGCTTCAAACTTCCCTCAGCCATAG AGTGCCAGTACAACAGGGACACTCCTTATAATCAGGTGAACCACGAGGTTGAAGACGAGGAAAGTCTCGATCAAGACACCGGGGCACAGGCTGTGGCTCCGGACAGCGAAGCATCGGGGTCCAGTCGGAGGAGCAGCCTGGGGAACAATGGAGGATTTTCCCAGAAGGTCCATCGTCAGACGGCGAAGCAGAAACTCCGGCAGCTGCAGGAACTGGTTGCCATGGTTCAG AGTGATGACACAGATGCTACAACAGCTAACGAGGATGAGGTTTTACACCAACAGCCGAATAATACCAGAGCTACTGCAGCGAGACCACTGGGATCTGGATCCAAACAGAATTCCAGAGACCTGACTCTCTCCAGCAAGGCCAG GGAGAAGTTGTATGAGGAGAAGCTGCTTCAGCAGAAACACGAGTTGAAGCAGCTCCACGAGGAGCGTCAGAGACTCACTGAAATTCAAGGCAAGATCCACGACCTCCAGTGGGCTTGTCCCGACCTCCAG TCATCTGTGTCCAGCACGGTGAGTCAGCAGGGTTTGCTGAAGAAGGTCCCAGTTGCAGTTTCCACTCCGGCCACTATCCAGACTTCTTCATCATCCGGACTAAAAACCAACTCGGGTGTCCTCAAACCCACTGCTCCAGAAGCAGCTACATCTTCAGTCACTGACAATGAG CAGCTTTGGTCAGAGATGCGACGCCATCAGATCCTGCGGGAAGAACTCCGCCAGCGCAGGAAGCACTTAGAGTCCTTGATGGCTGAACACCAGAGGCGTAGTGGCGTCGGGGATTCTCCTCGCCGGACTGACGACCAAGACAGCCTTGCTACGCCCTCGCAAACTGTCAGCAGGGATGAAAG GACAATGGCAACCTGGGGTTCCTCTCCGTGCCACCtcgatggtgatgatgatgatgatgatgatgacgacgacgatgatgatgatgatgaatatcACACGGAGATaggtgcagaggaggaagacgagcagGAAGCATGTGCAGACAGCACCTCTGATGACGACATCCACATCTACCTTTCGAGCAGGAACCAGTGTTCATACAGTAACAGGAATAATCAAGGAAG TAACCTAAAGCCTCCACCAGCTTTCTCAGGTGAGTGTGGTGGAAATCTTCACAACAAGACGAAggtcaagcagcagcagcagcagcagcagccgcagccgtCAAGGAGTTTGAACCAGTCTGCAAACCAACATGGAGGTGCACGGCGGCAGGAAAACCTCCGCTGGGCTTCAGAGCTGTCCTTTGCTGAAGGCTCGTGTCCCTGGCAGGATCAGATCAGCCAGCTGCAGCGACAGCTGGATTTCAGCACCGGCATGTGTCAGACTCTCCTGCAGGACCAGCAG acCCTGTCCTACATGTTGCAAACCCTGCTGACGAGTCAGTACAGCGCGTTGCCAAACAACCTGCCATCGCCACAGGTCCACCTGGTCATGCACCAGCTCAACCAGTGCTACACACAGCTGGCTTGGCAGCAAAACAACATACAAAG ACTAAAGCAGGTCCTGAACGACCTCCTtcgccagcagcagcagcaacaacaacaacagcagcagcagcaacaacaacaacaacaacagcagcagcagcagcagcagccttccTCTTCAACAGCAGGTTGGCAGACACAGAAGCAGAGTTCATCCCAGGAATCCAGCTCTGCTCCCTCGGCATCTCCTGGCGTCTTCCCCTTCTCCTCTGCCCTGCATCCTAATACCAACAACATGTCTACAGCTGCCTTATCCCTGTTCCCTCCCA GCTTCAACTTGTATCCACTGTTCCCAGCTCCCATGGCTGAGTTCCCTCAGGATGCAGCAGGTCACGCTGCGTCCGACCACCAGAAGCAGCAATTAGACCCCAACACTTCAATCAAAACAGAGTACATGAGTTTCCCTCCTCCGCTGCAGCGCTCTCCTCTTAACAAGACACCAGAAAGAGG AGCTTCTGGCTGGCTCAACACCTCCTACGCAAACAACACCGTCCAGCCTCACCCGTCTAAGAATCGACCCCAAGAGtcgcccccctcctctcccacttTTGGGAACCTCCTCTCCAGACCACAAGACTTTGACCAGGCATCACTGGAGAGCTTCTCCAGCATGCCCGATCCTTTTGACCCCACCACTATAACCAAGACTTTCAAGGCTGGGCGTAAGGCATCGGCACAAGCCAACCTGGCCTCCCGAAGCAAGACTCCCAACTCCAAGAGTCGTCGCAGGTGGAACAAAGGGCACAAGAAGAACAGCGACG ACCGTGACAGCGACAGCGTCAGCAGCACTGTGGACTTTATCCAGGAGAGGGCGGCCCCGACTCGTCAGAAGAACCAGAATCAGAGTTTGCTCGACAAGCTGACTCAAGAGAAACTGAACAGCAAGACGAAGCCTGGGAATAAAAGAAATGACCTCTCCTCTG CCTATGCTTGGAGGACACCCTTCCTCTCTAACAGAATTGCATGCACAGAAGCACCAG ATGCGAGCAGCGACTTCTCTCTGTTCGAGGCTCTGAGGGAAACCATCTACTCTGAGGTGGCGACCTTGATTTCCCAGAATGAGTCCCGGCCCCACTTCCTCATCGAGCTCTTtcatgagctgcagctgctcaacACCGACTACTTACGGCAGAGGGCGCTCTACTCCCTCCAG gaTATAGTGACTCGGCACCTGGCAGAGAAGAGTGCAGCTGAAGACCGGCTGCCCCCCCTCGGCCCTGTGGTGTGGGCCGCAGGCTCCCACTCCGAGCTGACGCCCAGTGAGAGTCTGGCTACCAGTGATGCA gaggtggtggagaagaATGTGAACACACAGAACAGGATGAAGAAGCGGGATGATGGAGAGTCGGTGGACAACGACAGCACCATGTCAACCTCCTCCAACCTGGAACCATTCGCCAGTGACGACCTGG caggagcagcagctggtgacATGCGCTGTCCCCAGATCGACACGCAGCAATTGGATCGTCAGATTAAAGCCATCATGACAGAAGTCATTCCCTTCCTTAAG GAGAACATGGACGAGGTGTGTTCCCTGCAGCTGTTGACGTCTGTGCGGCGCATGGTCCTTGCTCTCACGCAGCAAAACGACGAAAGCAAGGAGTTTGTTCGCTTTTTCCACAGACAGCTGGGAGGAATCTTGCAG GACTCTCTCAGTAAGTTCGTGGGCCGCACTCTGAAGGACTGCGGAGAGGACCTTCTGGTGGAGATCTCTGAGATCCTCTTCAACGAACTGGCTTTCTTCAGGCTCATGCAGGATCTGGACAACGGCAGCGTCGTCGCCTCGGcaaccaaacagaaaaataagaagaggACGGAGCAGCCGAGTAAAGAGAAGCACCGTCTCAAG GAAAATACAGCAGCTGGTGGTGATAAATCAGTTTCTCCTGTCTACTCAGATGAAGACAAG gACCAGGATGAAGCCGAGCAGGAAATTGATTCTACACAGTTTTACCTGCAGACAGGGATGAAGAACAACAGGAGCAGTGAAGCCTCGGAGGCCGAAGACGAAGATGAAGGAGCGGGACAGGGAATCCCTCTGTCAATCA gtcTTTCCAAAGCAGAGACTCAGGCTCTGACAAACTACGGCAGCGGCGAGGATgagaacgaggaggaggaaatggaggagttCGAGGCCGGACCTGTTGATGTCCAAACCTCGCTGCAGGCTTCTGCTGACGGACAAGTGGAGCAGGAG GGGACAACGGCCGGTGAAACCCGGGAGACGAAACCTGGACAGTGGACTTCAGAGAACGATGACG AAGTTAATGAAACAGTTGAGAATATGAATTGCACAGTGGATGAATGTAGCACAGCGGAGTGCCAGAgtcctgaggaggaagaggaggaggaggaggaggaggcagctgctgcttcagaagAAAACACCACAGTCTGTGATGGTCAGGATGTCCCCAAGAAGTCGTCCACTACGAGCAGCCCCGACTCTGACTCCCCCGTCATGGTCAACGTAGAC GAGATGGGGTCAGGAAACACAAGTCAGAAGTCTGATGAGGAAGATTTTGTCAAGCTGGACGATTTACCAATGCAGCTCTCAGTGATGTGTGAG GAGGAGCTCCAGAAGAGGATcgtggaggagcagcagaacaacAACCTGTCTGTGGAGATCCTCAGCAGGAACACGGAGTCGCTGACGGTGCTGGTGGGGAACGCTCAGGCGCTGAAGAAACCAG ACACTGTCGatgcagagagtgtgtga